Proteins from a genomic interval of Flammeovirgaceae bacterium SG7u.111:
- a CDS encoding helix-turn-helix domain-containing protein — protein MKMNNILLSAILTLLCCSPISQVLAQVTIIVEAVPENTPEGANIFVAGTFNDWNPLDSSYMLTKTAEGTFELTLDIDAYSFEYKFTRGGWDAVEANEDGDLMGNRIIIRNDDPIRRVRIAGWRDLVINTVPHSRFVIRELPENTPQGSEIYMGGSFNDWTAKDPNYKLTKDIDGFYHIYIPASIDSFEYKFNRGSWASVEAKKSGKLRTNRYFQRNSDENITVNIDIENWEDLSKGLPRNYILFMLFSVFFNGFLILSVFGIRYKQGPAKLLLILLISISLIGLLSRVFFTELKEAHEALPKLHLGSDYILFLFAPVFYLLVRSLIQEIKPGQFEGMFWRHFLPFTLQIIIYLPLWFTNIEDFKLHLVNKDYNLLFYSVGAVAFVYNLAYWVAIFRIINKFKKLNPSKWHYNSLFSTLKFIQGLVLLFWAYTIIMYLIGQATGENLEPYVEQGIEGTWSIFALNVYAIAYFLVTRRGIFNEKKEMEKEQKIYSSKIADEELARYKDKLDKAMEEKQLYLNPQLTLTDLAKELGMSTHTLSKAINEGYDKNFNDFVNSYRVEEFNRLSITVKDGSENILSLAYKVGFNSKTAFNRAYKKVTGSTPSEALR, from the coding sequence ATGAAAATGAATAATATTCTATTATCGGCCATACTTACACTACTTTGTTGTTCTCCTATCAGCCAAGTTTTGGCTCAAGTAACCATTATAGTGGAGGCTGTGCCCGAAAATACCCCAGAAGGGGCTAATATTTTTGTAGCTGGGACTTTCAATGACTGGAATCCTTTGGACTCATCCTACATGCTTACCAAAACGGCGGAAGGGACTTTTGAACTTACTTTAGATATAGATGCTTATTCTTTTGAGTATAAATTTACCCGAGGAGGCTGGGATGCCGTAGAGGCAAATGAAGATGGAGACTTGATGGGAAACCGTATCATAATCAGGAATGACGACCCCATAAGAAGAGTACGCATAGCTGGCTGGAGAGATCTGGTTATCAATACCGTTCCTCATTCACGGTTTGTCATCAGAGAACTTCCTGAGAATACACCCCAAGGCAGCGAAATTTATATGGGAGGGAGTTTCAATGATTGGACAGCCAAAGATCCTAATTACAAGCTCACCAAAGATATTGATGGCTTTTACCACATTTATATCCCTGCAAGTATCGATTCATTTGAGTATAAATTTAACAGAGGAAGCTGGGCTTCGGTTGAGGCAAAAAAAAGTGGAAAACTGAGAACAAACCGCTATTTCCAACGGAATTCAGATGAAAATATCACTGTAAACATCGATATTGAAAACTGGGAGGATTTATCGAAAGGCTTGCCGAGGAACTACATTCTCTTCATGCTTTTTTCCGTGTTTTTCAATGGTTTTCTGATTCTTTCTGTATTCGGCATTCGCTACAAGCAAGGTCCAGCCAAACTATTGCTAATCCTCCTAATCTCCATCAGTCTAATAGGCTTGCTATCACGCGTTTTTTTTACCGAGCTGAAGGAGGCTCATGAGGCGCTCCCTAAGCTACACCTCGGCTCAGATTATATTCTTTTCCTTTTTGCCCCAGTTTTTTACCTTTTGGTCAGAAGCCTGATCCAAGAAATAAAACCAGGGCAATTTGAGGGTATGTTTTGGCGACATTTCCTCCCCTTTACCCTACAAATCATTATCTACCTCCCACTTTGGTTTACCAATATAGAAGACTTTAAGCTTCACCTTGTTAATAAGGATTATAATTTACTTTTTTATAGTGTAGGCGCAGTTGCATTTGTTTATAACCTTGCTTATTGGGTCGCTATTTTCCGAATAATCAATAAGTTTAAAAAGCTAAACCCAAGCAAATGGCATTATAATTCTCTTTTTTCTACCTTAAAATTCATTCAAGGACTTGTATTATTATTTTGGGCTTATACCATAATCATGTACCTCATAGGGCAGGCGACTGGCGAAAATCTAGAACCGTATGTAGAGCAGGGTATTGAAGGTACTTGGAGTATTTTTGCCCTTAATGTTTATGCTATTGCTTATTTCCTCGTCACCCGAAGGGGGATTTTTAACGAGAAGAAAGAAATGGAAAAAGAGCAAAAGATTTATAGCAGCAAAATTGCTGATGAGGAGCTGGCTAGGTATAAGGACAAATTAGACAAAGCGATGGAGGAAAAGCAACTTTACCTCAACCCACAACTCACACTTACCGACCTTGCCAAAGAGCTAGGCATGTCTACACATACATTATCTAAAGCCATAAATGAAGGGTACGACAAAAACTTTAATGACTTTGTAAATAGCTATAGGGTCGAAGAATTCAACAGGCTTTCGATAACAGTTAAAGATGGTTCGGAAAACATTCTATCGCTCGCATATAAAGTTGGTTTCAATTCTAAAACAGCTTTTAATCGTGCATATAAAAAAGTGACGGGTTCTACGCCTAGCGAAGCTTTACGATGA
- a CDS encoding acyl-CoA dehydrogenase family protein, translated as MEVIDKKSVKGGEFLIKESVAADLFIPEEFSEEQQMMASACKDFIEKEIESRVEDIEKQKAGVVEDVFAKAGELGLLGISVPEEYGGLGMSFNTSMLIADVIGAAGSFSTTYGAHTGIGTLPILYYGTEEQKKKYVPKLASGEWAASYCLTEPDAGSDANSGKTKAVLTEDGKHYKVTGQKMWISNAGFAQLFIVFAKIEDDKNLTAFIVEKSFGGITMNEEEHKLGIKGSSTRQVFFNDCMVPVENMLSDRGNGFKIAVNILNIGRIKLAASALGGAKRVITLATQYANERKQFGVAISSFGAIKQKIAEMSIRTFVSESATYRAGQDIEDAIASLMAGGASEAEAKLKATEEFAMECAILKVHGSEVLDYVADEGVQIYGGMGYSADAPMERAYRDSRICRIYEGTNEINRMLLVGMALKRAMKGELDLMGPAMAVAQELTAVPSFAIPDMSTPLAEEKSVLKNLKKAVLMVAGKAVQTFTTEIQKQQEVLMNIADMAIEVYAAESALLRAEKIMETKGEEAAELYVKMAKAYLAGAVDKVNVSGKEAVSSFGSGDEQKVMVLGLKRFTKTNLLNVHQIRREVADYLIEKNKYAF; from the coding sequence ATGGAAGTAATAGATAAAAAATCAGTAAAGGGAGGAGAATTCCTCATCAAAGAATCAGTTGCAGCCGACCTTTTTATCCCAGAAGAGTTTAGTGAAGAGCAGCAAATGATGGCTTCAGCTTGTAAAGATTTTATTGAAAAAGAAATAGAATCGAGAGTAGAAGATATTGAAAAGCAGAAAGCAGGAGTAGTAGAAGATGTGTTTGCCAAAGCTGGTGAATTGGGTTTGTTGGGTATTTCCGTGCCAGAAGAATATGGAGGGCTAGGCATGAGTTTTAACACATCTATGTTGATTGCAGATGTAATTGGCGCTGCGGGTTCTTTTTCCACTACCTACGGAGCACACACAGGTATTGGTACGTTGCCTATTCTCTATTATGGTACTGAGGAACAAAAGAAAAAGTACGTACCTAAGCTTGCTAGCGGAGAATGGGCGGCAAGTTATTGCCTTACCGAGCCCGATGCGGGTTCGGATGCTAACTCTGGAAAAACGAAAGCAGTTTTAACTGAAGATGGGAAGCATTACAAAGTTACAGGTCAAAAAATGTGGATCTCCAATGCAGGGTTTGCGCAGCTTTTCATCGTATTTGCTAAAATAGAAGATGACAAAAACCTTACAGCTTTCATAGTAGAAAAAAGCTTTGGGGGCATCACCATGAACGAGGAAGAGCACAAGCTCGGAATCAAAGGATCTTCTACACGTCAAGTTTTCTTCAATGACTGCATGGTGCCTGTTGAAAATATGCTTTCCGATAGAGGCAACGGGTTTAAAATAGCAGTAAACATCCTCAACATAGGAAGGATAAAGTTAGCTGCAAGTGCCTTGGGTGGTGCAAAAAGAGTTATCACCCTTGCTACCCAGTATGCCAACGAAAGGAAACAATTTGGAGTGGCAATCTCCTCTTTCGGAGCGATTAAGCAAAAAATAGCTGAAATGTCCATTCGTACTTTTGTGAGTGAAAGTGCTACTTATCGGGCAGGTCAAGATATAGAAGATGCCATAGCTTCCCTAATGGCTGGCGGAGCTTCTGAAGCCGAAGCGAAGCTTAAAGCAACTGAAGAGTTTGCCATGGAGTGTGCTATTTTGAAAGTACACGGATCGGAGGTGTTAGATTATGTGGCAGATGAAGGTGTGCAAATTTATGGAGGAATGGGCTATTCAGCCGATGCGCCTATGGAAAGGGCTTACCGTGATTCGAGAATTTGCCGAATCTATGAAGGTACCAACGAGATAAACAGAATGCTTTTGGTGGGAATGGCTCTCAAGCGTGCCATGAAAGGTGAGCTCGATTTAATGGGGCCAGCTATGGCAGTTGCCCAAGAACTAACGGCAGTTCCTTCGTTTGCAATACCAGATATGAGTACGCCTCTTGCTGAAGAGAAAAGTGTGCTGAAGAATTTGAAAAAAGCGGTGTTGATGGTAGCTGGAAAAGCTGTTCAGACATTCACTACTGAAATTCAGAAGCAGCAGGAAGTATTAATGAATATAGCCGATATGGCTATTGAAGTTTATGCAGCTGAGTCAGCTTTGCTCCGTGCCGAAAAAATAATGGAGACAAAAGGTGAAGAAGCAGCTGAGCTTTATGTAAAAATGGCGAAAGCTTACTTAGCTGGAGCGGTTGATAAAGTAAATGTTTCAGGAAAAGAAGCCGTTTCATCTTTTGGCTCAGGTGATGAGCAAAAAGTAATGGTACTTGGTTTGAAACGCTTTACCAAAACCAACCTACTCAACGTGCATCAGATAAGAAGAGAGGTAGCAGATTACCTCATCGAAAAAAACAAATATGCTTTCTAG
- a CDS encoding DinB family protein, which translates to MEQNILHSSKKSLILEQSQQARNLTKLLVSDVPINLWTATPVGIDTNIMWQIGHMIISKNYHSISCIAGFQKEVLDIFPFQEYLTMFGNSSKPMELKGYDLSPSKMLRQLEEVRELAQSILLNLDEGQLDAPLASSGMAHPIAKTKKEALLWCSQHEMWHNGQIAMIKRALGLKVFIY; encoded by the coding sequence ATGGAGCAAAACATTCTACATTCCAGTAAGAAATCTCTCATTCTAGAGCAGTCTCAACAAGCCCGAAACCTTACTAAATTATTGGTATCGGACGTGCCTATTAACTTATGGACAGCTACACCTGTAGGTATTGATACCAACATAATGTGGCAAATTGGTCATATGATTATTAGCAAAAATTATCATAGTATCAGCTGTATAGCAGGGTTTCAAAAGGAAGTCTTGGATATTTTCCCTTTCCAAGAATATCTCACCATGTTTGGCAACAGCAGTAAACCAATGGAATTAAAAGGGTATGACCTCAGTCCTTCTAAGATGCTAAGGCAATTAGAAGAAGTAAGAGAGTTAGCCCAAAGTATCTTACTGAACCTCGACGAGGGTCAGCTTGATGCACCTTTGGCTTCTTCGGGAATGGCACATCCTATAGCAAAAACCAAAAAAGAAGCTTTGCTCTGGTGTAGCCAACATGAAATGTGGCACAATGGGCAAATTGCTATGATCAAGCGAGCTCTTGGATTAAAAGTTTTCATTTATTAA
- a CDS encoding 2,3-bisphosphoglycerate-dependent phosphoglycerate mutase translates to MANLVILRHGKSLWNIEHRFTGTVDIKLSPVGVKEAEDAADRLRDMKFDAAFTSSLSRAKDTLQIMLGKNNQLHTHIKVNKALNPNYLGDLEGQKKEDLVEKFGASKVRCWQKSYSATPPNGESLLDISNRIIDFYEKEVIPLLKQKKNVLLVAHGNSLRALMMYLESLTPESTKNLNLPTAQPILYKLVSMQIPEPAEEEVLPSDIQDIREYMVVSEKVYV, encoded by the coding sequence ATGGCTAACCTGGTCATACTCCGTCACGGAAAATCATTATGGAATATTGAACATCGCTTTACAGGTACAGTAGATATAAAACTGAGCCCAGTTGGAGTAAAAGAAGCAGAAGATGCTGCCGATAGATTGCGAGACATGAAATTTGATGCAGCATTTACCTCTAGCCTAAGCAGGGCTAAAGATACGCTACAGATAATGCTAGGAAAAAACAATCAACTCCATACGCATATAAAAGTAAACAAAGCTCTTAACCCAAATTATCTGGGTGATTTGGAAGGGCAAAAAAAGGAAGACCTTGTAGAAAAATTTGGGGCTTCTAAGGTAAGATGCTGGCAAAAATCATATTCTGCCACCCCCCCAAACGGTGAAAGCCTACTCGACATTAGTAATAGAATAATCGATTTCTATGAAAAAGAGGTAATTCCTCTATTGAAGCAAAAGAAAAATGTATTGCTGGTAGCACATGGAAATAGCCTAAGGGCATTAATGATGTACTTGGAATCCTTGACTCCGGAAAGCACTAAGAACCTCAACCTCCCAACGGCACAACCTATTCTCTACAAATTAGTTTCGATGCAAATCCCCGAACCTGCCGAGGAAGAGGTACTCCCTTCTGATATTCAGGATATACGGGAATACATGGTGGTTTCGGAAAAAGTTTATGTTTAA
- a CDS encoding TIGR01212 family radical SAM protein (This family includes YhcC from E. coli K-12, an uncharacterized radical SAM protein.): MEFPWQHERRFNAYSNYLKRVFGGRIQKVSIDAGFTCPNRDGSKGNGGCTFCFNDSFTPSYCSESDGISDQIEKGIEFHKKRYRKSTNFLAYFQAFSNTYKPLEELKEIYSEALAQPEIMGLVIGTRPDCIDNEKLDYLAKLAEKHYITVEYGIESVYDKTLRRINRGHTFAESEKAIRATSQRGIRTGGHLIFGLPGESQKDMLESAKIISELPLHSIKFHQLQIIKGTRMGANYKRNTSDFELFDLPDYLDFIKSYLEQLPPSLVIERIAGESSPELNLGRNWGMRYHQVLTLFERLLEKENTWQGRLHKEVKHPSGNNFSTFHK, translated from the coding sequence ATGGAGTTTCCTTGGCAACATGAAAGGCGGTTCAATGCGTACTCAAACTACTTGAAAAGAGTATTTGGTGGCCGCATACAAAAGGTTTCGATCGATGCTGGATTCACCTGCCCCAACCGAGACGGAAGCAAGGGAAATGGCGGTTGTACTTTTTGCTTTAACGACTCATTCACTCCTTCATACTGCTCCGAAAGCGATGGTATTAGTGACCAGATTGAAAAGGGAATTGAATTTCATAAAAAGCGCTATCGGAAATCGACCAATTTCTTAGCCTATTTCCAAGCCTTTTCCAATACATATAAACCCCTTGAAGAGCTTAAAGAAATTTATTCTGAAGCTTTGGCACAACCTGAAATAATGGGGCTGGTTATTGGCACTCGCCCTGACTGCATAGACAACGAAAAGCTCGATTATTTAGCAAAACTTGCGGAAAAGCACTATATCACGGTTGAGTATGGGATAGAATCGGTCTACGACAAAACTTTGAGGAGGATAAATAGAGGGCATACGTTTGCCGAAAGTGAAAAGGCTATACGAGCCACTTCCCAACGAGGAATCCGCACGGGTGGGCACCTGATATTCGGGTTGCCAGGCGAATCGCAAAAAGACATGCTCGAATCAGCAAAGATTATTTCCGAATTACCTTTACACAGTATCAAATTCCATCAGCTACAAATTATCAAAGGGACTAGAATGGGAGCTAATTATAAAAGAAATACCTCTGATTTTGAACTATTTGACCTTCCTGATTACTTAGACTTTATTAAAAGCTACTTGGAACAACTTCCTCCATCTCTCGTGATAGAAAGAATAGCAGGGGAATCATCACCAGAACTGAACCTTGGGCGGAACTGGGGAATGCGCTACCACCAAGTGCTCACCTTATTTGAAAGGCTTCTGGAAAAGGAAAACACTTGGCAAGGAAGGCTCCACAAAGAAGTAAAACACCCTTCTGGAAACAATTTTTCCACTTTTCATAAATAA
- a CDS encoding pitrilysin family protein, with amino-acid sequence MIQYESFVLENGLRVYVHQDKSVPTAVLNILYDVGSRDEDENKTGFAHLFEHLMFGGSANIPNFDTPLQTVGGDNNAFTSPDITNYYISLPAGNIETAFWLESDRMLNLAFSPENLEVQRKVVIEEFKQRYLNQPYGDLWLKLRPLAYKVHPYKWPTIGKEISHIEDATMDDVKAFFSKFYCPNNAILVVAGNVETEQIRKLSKKWFGPIPKGNIYKRDLPQEPAQSEPRQLEIVADVPVNAIYKVYHMCSRTSEDYFATDLLSDILGRGKASRFYEQLVKKDQLFSSISASISGSIDPGLFVISGKVSDGISVNDANNAIESIINDLRTKEIEALELQKVKNQAESTIVFSEMELLSRAMSLAMSVLLGDAELANKVGEKINKVTEKDIHRLANSVLNPNNCSTLFYKKG; translated from the coding sequence ATGATCCAATACGAAAGCTTTGTTTTAGAGAATGGATTGCGGGTTTATGTCCACCAAGACAAGTCCGTGCCAACAGCTGTTTTGAATATACTTTACGATGTTGGCTCAAGGGATGAGGACGAAAACAAAACTGGGTTTGCACACCTTTTCGAACATTTGATGTTTGGAGGCTCAGCCAATATCCCCAATTTTGACACTCCTCTTCAAACTGTGGGAGGGGACAACAATGCTTTTACAAGCCCCGATATCACCAATTATTATATCTCTTTGCCTGCTGGAAATATTGAAACTGCTTTTTGGCTAGAAAGTGACAGGATGCTGAACCTAGCGTTTAGTCCAGAGAATTTGGAAGTACAAAGGAAAGTAGTGATCGAGGAGTTCAAACAACGCTACTTAAACCAGCCATACGGCGACCTTTGGTTAAAGCTTAGGCCTTTGGCTTACAAAGTCCATCCTTACAAATGGCCTACTATAGGTAAAGAAATTTCCCATATAGAAGATGCCACTATGGATGATGTAAAAGCATTTTTCAGTAAATTCTACTGCCCAAACAATGCTATTTTAGTAGTAGCGGGAAATGTGGAAACTGAGCAAATCCGTAAACTAAGTAAAAAATGGTTTGGACCAATTCCAAAAGGAAATATTTATAAAAGAGACTTACCACAAGAGCCTGCTCAATCTGAGCCGCGTCAACTCGAAATAGTTGCCGATGTTCCCGTAAATGCCATCTACAAAGTTTATCACATGTGCAGCCGAACTTCAGAAGATTATTTTGCAACAGATCTTTTGAGCGACATATTAGGCAGAGGGAAAGCTTCACGTTTTTATGAACAATTGGTAAAGAAAGATCAACTATTCAGCAGCATAAGTGCGAGTATCTCTGGATCCATCGACCCTGGCCTATTTGTAATATCGGGGAAAGTATCTGACGGCATTTCCGTAAACGACGCCAATAATGCTATTGAATCCATCATAAATGATTTGAGGACTAAGGAGATTGAAGCATTGGAACTTCAAAAAGTAAAAAATCAAGCGGAATCTACCATCGTGTTCTCAGAAATGGAATTACTTTCACGAGCGATGAGCTTGGCTATGTCAGTGCTCCTAGGCGATGCTGAGCTAGCGAATAAAGTTGGAGAAAAAATAAACAAGGTTACGGAGAAAGATATCCACAGGCTGGCAAACAGCGTATTGAACCCTAATAACTGCTCCACTCTTTTTTATAAGAAAGGTTAG
- the atpG gene encoding ATP synthase F1 subunit gamma, with product MASLKEVKNRIKSIQSTQQITKAMKMVAAAKLRKAQDRILQMRPYAEKLNGVLENISHSVKGSEINNPFEDNRGEKNNVLIVVITSDRGLCGGFNANVIKATQRLINEKYADQHKAGNLELMCIGNKGLDFFKRRGYTINADYASLFHDLVFDNVREAVEFVMESYLDKKYDAVELVYNEFKNVATQILKTDLFLPLSPEVVEGDDVVEEEATDFIFEPSKEEIITNLIPYSLKTTFYKALLESNASEQGARMTAMDQATDNAGELLKQLRLTYNRTRQAAITKEILEIVGGAEALSNG from the coding sequence ATGGCAAGTCTTAAAGAAGTAAAAAATAGGATTAAATCCATTCAGTCAACTCAGCAAATCACCAAGGCGATGAAGATGGTTGCTGCTGCCAAATTGAGAAAGGCACAGGACAGGATTCTTCAGATGCGACCGTATGCTGAAAAACTAAATGGAGTGCTTGAAAACATCAGCCATTCTGTAAAAGGAAGCGAGATCAACAACCCTTTTGAGGATAACAGAGGTGAGAAAAATAATGTTCTTATTGTAGTAATTACTTCTGATAGGGGACTTTGTGGTGGTTTTAATGCCAACGTGATTAAAGCTACTCAGCGTCTGATCAATGAAAAGTATGCTGATCAGCATAAAGCAGGTAACTTGGAGTTGATGTGTATTGGCAATAAAGGACTTGATTTCTTCAAAAGAAGGGGTTATACCATTAATGCTGATTATGCTAGCTTATTTCATGACCTGGTTTTTGACAATGTGAGAGAGGCTGTTGAGTTCGTGATGGAGTCTTATTTGGATAAAAAGTATGATGCAGTTGAACTTGTATATAATGAGTTCAAGAATGTAGCAACACAAATTCTAAAAACTGATTTGTTCTTACCGCTGTCACCTGAAGTAGTGGAAGGTGACGATGTAGTGGAAGAAGAAGCAACTGATTTCATATTTGAACCAAGCAAAGAAGAGATCATTACAAACTTGATTCCTTACTCATTGAAAACGACCTTCTATAAGGCACTTCTTGAGTCAAATGCCTCTGAGCAAGGAGCTAGGATGACAGCTATGGACCAAGCAACTGATAATGCAGGTGAGCTATTGAAACAACTTCGATTAACTTATAACAGAACTCGTCAGGCTGCTATTACCAAAGAAATACTAGAGATTGTTGGCGGTGCAGAAGCTCTTTCCAATGGTTAG
- the atpA gene encoding F0F1 ATP synthase subunit alpha yields MAEVRPDEVSAILRAQLSDFKSEADLQEVGTVLQVGDGVARIYGLTQAQSGELIEFQNGFQGLVLNLEEDNVGAVIFGESTEIKEGDSVKRTGLIASVKVGEGVCGRVINTLGQPIDGKGAIEGELFEMPLERKAPGVIYRQPVNEPLQTGIKAIDSMIPIGRGQRELIIGDRQTGKTAVALDTIINQKEFYDKGEPVYCIYVAVGQKASTVAGVYAALEKAGALPYTTIVAANASDPAPMQFYAPFTGAAIGEYFRDTGRPALVVYDDLSKQAVAYREVSLLLRRPPGREAYPGDVFYLHSRLLERAAKVNASDAIASQMNDLPESLKPIVKGGGSLTALPIIETQAGDVSAYIPTNVISITDGQIFLETNLFNSGIRPAINVGISVSRVGGNAQIKSMKKISGTLKLDQAQFRELEAFAKFGSDLDAATKKTIDRGRVNQEILKQNQYSPYTVEKQAAIIFASTNGFMDKLPLDKVKAYEEEYLSILEKDHKAILDALGAGKLDDNIKDTMGKVATDLAKNYL; encoded by the coding sequence ATGGCAGAGGTAAGACCGGATGAAGTATCTGCAATATTGAGAGCGCAGCTATCCGATTTTAAATCAGAAGCCGATCTTCAAGAAGTTGGTACTGTTCTTCAAGTAGGTGACGGTGTGGCAAGGATCTACGGCCTAACCCAAGCACAATCTGGAGAGCTTATCGAGTTCCAAAACGGCTTTCAAGGATTAGTACTAAACCTTGAAGAAGATAATGTTGGTGCAGTAATTTTTGGTGAATCTACCGAGATCAAAGAAGGTGATTCTGTAAAAAGAACTGGACTTATTGCTTCAGTTAAAGTTGGTGAAGGCGTATGTGGAAGGGTAATCAATACACTTGGTCAACCTATTGACGGCAAAGGTGCTATTGAAGGTGAACTCTTCGAAATGCCTCTCGAAAGAAAAGCTCCTGGTGTAATCTACCGTCAGCCAGTAAACGAACCACTCCAAACAGGTATCAAAGCGATTGACTCGATGATTCCGATTGGAAGGGGACAACGTGAGTTGATTATTGGTGATAGACAAACTGGTAAAACTGCGGTTGCACTAGATACTATCATCAACCAAAAGGAATTTTATGATAAAGGTGAGCCAGTTTACTGTATCTACGTTGCTGTAGGACAGAAAGCTTCTACTGTGGCAGGGGTTTATGCTGCATTGGAAAAAGCTGGAGCGCTTCCTTATACTACTATCGTTGCGGCAAACGCATCTGACCCTGCTCCAATGCAATTCTACGCTCCATTTACCGGTGCTGCTATTGGTGAGTATTTCAGGGATACTGGTCGTCCTGCTTTGGTAGTTTATGATGATTTGTCTAAACAAGCGGTTGCTTACCGTGAGGTGTCTTTGCTACTTAGAAGACCTCCAGGACGTGAAGCATACCCAGGTGATGTTTTCTACCTTCACTCTCGTTTGTTGGAAAGAGCTGCAAAAGTCAATGCTTCGGATGCGATCGCATCTCAGATGAATGACTTGCCAGAATCATTAAAGCCTATAGTGAAAGGTGGAGGATCACTAACTGCTCTTCCTATCATTGAAACTCAAGCTGGTGACGTTTCTGCTTATATTCCAACCAATGTGATTTCGATTACTGATGGTCAGATATTCTTGGAAACTAACTTGTTCAACTCAGGTATCCGTCCTGCTATTAACGTAGGTATTTCTGTATCGAGGGTAGGGGGTAATGCTCAGATCAAGTCGATGAAGAAAATTTCTGGTACGTTGAAGCTGGATCAAGCGCAGTTCCGTGAACTTGAAGCATTTGCTAAGTTCGGTTCTGATCTTGATGCTGCAACTAAGAAAACAATTGATAGAGGGCGTGTAAACCAAGAGATATTGAAGCAAAACCAATATTCTCCTTACACAGTTGAAAAGCAAGCAGCTATCATTTTTGCTTCTACTAATGGATTTATGGATAAACTTCCTCTCGATAAAGTGAAAGCTTACGAAGAAGAGTACCTAAGTATCCTAGAAAAAGACCACAAAGCTATTCTTGATGCTTTGGGTGCTGGTAAGCTCGATGACAACATCAAAGATACGATGGGCAAAGTAGCTACTGATCTAGCTAAAAACTATTTGTAA
- the atpH gene encoding ATP synthase F1 subunit delta: protein MSADSRVAIRYAKSLVSLADEKGLLEDIKNDMQLVFDTCTASRDLRLMLKSPIIHNDKKLSILKEIFEKSLNKLTVSFIEIISRKNREAVLVAVAEESIKLYNGLKGIQTAKLVTAFEVDKALKEKFVGIVKEVSGKDKVELEVEVDTSILGGFVLTVGDKKLDDSIATKMSTLKRQLLQKA, encoded by the coding sequence ATGTCAGCAGATTCAAGAGTAGCCATCAGGTATGCAAAATCATTGGTTTCTTTGGCAGATGAAAAAGGCTTGCTAGAGGATATCAAGAATGATATGCAGTTGGTTTTCGATACTTGCACAGCTAGCCGAGATCTTCGCCTTATGCTTAAAAGTCCTATCATTCATAATGATAAGAAGCTTTCTATCCTGAAAGAAATTTTTGAGAAAAGCCTGAATAAGCTAACGGTTTCCTTTATTGAAATCATTAGTAGAAAAAATAGGGAAGCGGTGCTAGTAGCTGTTGCAGAGGAGTCTATTAAGCTTTACAATGGTTTAAAAGGCATCCAAACTGCTAAGCTAGTTACGGCTTTTGAAGTTGATAAAGCTTTGAAAGAGAAGTTTGTAGGCATCGTAAAAGAGGTTTCTGGGAAAGACAAAGTAGAGCTGGAAGTAGAAGTTGATACTTCTATTTTGGGCGGTTTTGTACTTACCGTAGGTGATAAGAAGTTGGATGATTCAATTGCAACTAAGATGAGTACACTTAAGCGTCAACTGTTACAGAAAGCTTAA
- the atpF gene encoding F0F1 ATP synthase subunit B: MELVQPGLGLIFWMSIAFLVVWGILGKMAWKPILNAIKERENTIKNALDSSDKAKAEVDALKGEIEEMKKEARAEREKILQEAKVNADKLLSDKQAQAEKEYAKIVEQAQEDIISEKNAALAEVRNQVVQFSLEIAEKLIEKELADKKAQENLVDSHLKDLKLN; this comes from the coding sequence ATGGAATTAGTTCAACCTGGTTTAGGATTAATTTTCTGGATGAGTATCGCTTTTTTAGTGGTATGGGGCATTTTAGGCAAAATGGCTTGGAAACCTATTCTCAATGCGATAAAAGAAAGAGAAAATACGATCAAAAATGCGCTTGATTCTTCTGATAAGGCAAAAGCTGAAGTGGATGCCCTAAAAGGAGAGATAGAAGAGATGAAGAAAGAGGCGAGAGCTGAGCGCGAGAAGATATTGCAAGAGGCTAAAGTAAATGCCGATAAACTTTTATCTGACAAACAAGCGCAGGCAGAAAAAGAGTATGCTAAAATAGTAGAGCAGGCTCAAGAAGATATTATCAGTGAGAAAAACGCTGCCTTGGCTGAAGTAAGAAACCAAGTAGTTCAATTCTCATTGGAAATCGCTGAAAAATTGATCGAAAAAGAGTTGGCTGATAAAAAAGCCCAAGAAAACTTGGTTGATAGCCACTTAAAGGATCTAAAACTCAACTAA